From one Esox lucius isolate fEsoLuc1 chromosome 11, fEsoLuc1.pri, whole genome shotgun sequence genomic stretch:
- the cntnap1 gene encoding contactin-associated protein 1 isoform X1: MICKILSISLLLWGFQECSSHECVDPLVSQLYASSFLASSRYNFLYSANFAKLYGSSGWSPSPRDRQPWLQIDLKRKYRIQAIATQGTFNSYDWVTKYTLLYGDRPDAWTPYIMKGGNSTMPGNWNYYQVKRNVFHYAFTAKHIRLLPLSWNTENGGKIGVRLELFGCPYDSYVMQMNGDDSVSYMFPGKRFRTLQDHFALNFKTLEQDGLLLHSEGVQGDIFTLELKKGRLVLTIGLGSSTVNQVDGRTRMSVGNILDDQHWHYVTIKRHGRQVNLTVDAHTETAVCNGEFTYIDLDTQLYVGGVIEPNLPHLPEIPNFRGCLENVFINGINIIKMTQDQEPEIRIPLQKKMHYACRDILWKPMTFAGPDNYLQVPGFFRKPRMFVKFKFRSWDYTGLLMFTRFADDLGALELGLSEGQVNVTLFQPGKKKLQFAAGYRLNDGFWHTVDVTARDNLLSITIDEEEGSPLKITNPFTVRTGDRYFFGGCPKTNNTIRKCETKLNNFHGCMQQIFIDNEPVDIDIILQRRWGRYTELLLGTCGITDRCTPNPCEHEGRCIQSWDDFICLCENTGYKGEVCHMSVYKESCEAYRLTGKSWSGNYTIDPDLSGPLKPFEVYCKMKSDKAWTVVEHDRMVATKVTGSTVDRPYVGEVHYWNASWDEVTALANTSMYCEQWIDYSCYKSRLLNAPNGRPYSFWIGRNNESHEYWGGAFRESGKCGCAINQTCTDARFHCNCDADYRQWYSDKGYLMWKDHLPVRKVVVGDTNRTGSEAHFSLGPMRCHGDRSIWNTVSFTKPTYIEFPTLRPGGSIDISFQFKTYRPHGVFLENSDDWLRNFIRIELNTTQNLVFIFMVGDGILNVTLRSPVPLNDNEWHFVQAELNVKLARIKVDYQPWAVRRFPGQTFVTMKFTHPLLVGAANRTLWPFLGCLRALRINGVTLDLEGKANEEQGIRRNCTGQCLNATIPCRNAAQCIEGYAAYTCDCGNTAFDGFYCHKDIGAYFEIGSWLRYNIRKKPTTNEEWWANWLDPHYHNFSLGYNDTSDEIEFSFSTFQTPAVLLYISSFLQDYMAVILKKDGTLDMRYRLGLITHKYQLSFRNLADGFPHYVNITRHNRTIRTQVDYMEPIVEKITLVEDGRFDSPKNIFLGRVMEVGEIDYEIQRHNSPGLVGCISGVRYNIYAPLKTLFRPNETEPPVTVQGFVSESNCGAFPPVHGYVPWEADPWFTTIDYNYIHDDLGLFWLTVVVIMAVILLFIGLYSIYIYLYRYKGSYHTNEPKNPLESPGGSSSRPLTGTLEKKRFPEMDEGFRSD; this comes from the exons ATGATTTGCAAAATATTGAGCATAAGCCTTTTATTATGGGGTTTTCAAGAGTGCTCATCAC ATGAATGTGTGGATCCCCTGGTGTCTCAGCTCTACGCCTCATCCTTCCTGGCGTCATCCAGATATAACTTTTTATATTCTGCCAACTTTGCCAAACTCTATG GAAGCAGCGGCTGGTCACCATctcccagagacagacagccctgGCTGCAGATTGACCTGAAGAGGAAGTACCGTATCCAAGCCATCGCCACCCAGGGAACGTTCAACTCCTACGACTGGGTCACCAAGTACACCCTGCTCTATGGAGACAGGCCCGACGCATGGACGCCCTACATCATGAAAGGAGGCAACTCG ACGATGCCTGGGAACTGGAACTACTACCAGGTGAAGAGAAATGTGTTCCACTACGCGTTCACTGCCAAACACATCCGCCTCCTGCCCCTGAGCTGGAACACAGAGAATGGAGGCAAGATTGGAGTCAGGCTGGAGCTGTTTGGGTGTCCTTATG ACTCCTACGTGATGCAGATGAATGGGGACGACTCTGTGTCCTATATGTTCCCCGGGAAAAGGTTCCGGACCCTGCAAGACCATTTTGCCCTGAACTTTAAGACCCTGGAGCAGGATGGACTGCTGCTACACAGTGAGGGCGTCCAGGGGGACATCTTTACTCTGGAGCTGAAGAAGGGACGTCTTGTCCTCACCATCGGGCTGG GAAGCAGTACCGTGAACCAGGTGGATGGCCGTACCAGGATGAGCGTGGGCAACATACTGGATGACCAGCACTGGCATTATGTCACCATCAAGCGTCACGGTAGACAGGTCAATCTCACCGTGGACGCCCACACAGAGACGGCAGTCTGCAATGGAGAATTTACCTACATAGACCTGGACACTCAG CTGTATGTAGGGGGAGTGATCGAGCCCAATTTACCCCACCTCCCAGAGATCCCTAACTTCCGTGGCTGTCTGGAGAACGTCTTCATCAATGGAAtcaacatcatcaaaatgacTCAGGACCAAGAGCCTGAGATACGCATCCCTCTGCAG AAAAAGATGCACTATGCGTGCCGCGACATTCTGTGGAAACCCATGACCTTTGCTGGGCCGGACAACTACCTTCAAGTTCCGGGGTTCTTCAGGAAGCCTCGGATGTTTGTCAAGTTCAAGTTCCGTTCCTGGGACTACACAGGCCTGCTGATGTTCACACGCTTCGCCGACGACCTGGGAGCCCTAGAGCTAGGCCTGAGTGAGGGACAAGTCAATGTCACACTCTTTCAGCCCGGCAAGAAGAAACTGCAGTTTGCAGCAG GATACCGACTGAACGATGGTTTCTGGCACACGGTGGATGTGACCGCCAGGGACAACCTGCTGTCCATCACTATAGACGAGGAGGAGGGCTCTCCGCTGAAGATCACCAACCCCTTCACTGTCCGCACAGGGGACCGCTATTTCTTTGGAG GATGTCCAAAGACCAACAACACGATCAGGAAGTGCGAGACCAAGCTGAACAACTTCCACGGCTGCATGCAACAGATATTCATCGACAACGAGCCGGTGGACATCGACATCATCCTGCAGCGACGTTGGGGGCGCTACACCGAACTGTTGCTGGGTACCTGCGGAATCACAGACAG ATGCACTCCAAACCCCTGTGAACATGAGGGCAGATGTATCCAGTCCTGGGATGACTTCATATGTCTTTGTGAAAATACAGGCTACAAAGGGGAGGTTTGCCATATGT CGGTCTACAAGGAGTCGTGTGAGGCCTACAGACTAACTGGAAAATCCTGGTCAGGCAATTACACCATTGACCCGGACCTTAGTGGACCTTTGAAACCATTTGAGGTGTActgtaaaatgaaat CTGACAAGGCGTGGACGGTGGTGGAGCACGACCGCATGGTCGCCACCAAGGTGACCGGCAGCACGGTGGACCGCCCCTACGTAGGGGAGGTCCACTACTGGAACGCCTCCTGGGACGAGGTCACGGCGCTGGCCAACACCTCCATGTACTGCGAACAGTGGATCGACTACTCCTGCTACAAGTCACGTCTTCTCAACGCACCCA ATGGGAGACCTTACAGTTTCTGGATTGGACGGAATAATGAGAGTCACGAGTACTGGGGCGGGGCTTTCCGTGAGAGCGGGAAGTGTGGCTGTGCTATAAACCAGACCTGCACTGATGCCAGATTTCACTGTAACTGTGACGCTGACTACCGCCAATG GTACTCCGACAAGGGTTACCTGATGTGGAAGGACCACCTCCCGGTGAggaaggtggtggtgggggacACTAACCGCACCGGATCTGAGGCCCACTTCAGCCTTGGGCCCATGCGTTGCCACGGCGACA GAAGCATTTGGAACACTGTATCATTCACCAAGCCCACCTACATAGAGTTCCCCACTCTCAGACCTGGCGGCAGCATTGACATCTCCTTCCAGTTCAAAACCTACCGCCCACATGGAGTGTTCCTGGAGAACTCAGATGACTGGCTGCGTAACTTCATACGCATTGAGCTCAACA CCACCCAGAACCTAGTTTTCATATTCATGGTGGGAGACGGCATCCTCAACGTAACACTGCGCTCGCCGGTGCCTCTGAACGACAACGAGTGGCACTTTGTCCAGGCTGAACTCAACGTCAAGTTGGCCAGAATCAAGGTGGACTACCAGCCGTGGGCTGTGAGACGCTTCCCCGGCCAGACCTTTGTGACCATGAAGTTCACCCACCCTCTTCTCGTGG GAGCAGCCAATCGCACCCTGTGGCCGTTCCTGGGCTGCCTCCGTGCGCTGCGGATCAACGGTGTCACCCTCGACCTGGAAGGCAAGGCCAACGAAGAACAGGGCATCCGGCGGAACTGCACGGGCCAGTGTCTGAACGCCACCATACCGTGTCGGAACGCTGCCCAGTGTATCGAGGGCTACGCTGCCTACACCTGTGACTGTGGCAACACAGCCTTCGACGGATTCTACTGCCACAAAG ATATCGGGGCTTACTTTGAGATTGGCTCATGGTTGCGCTACAACATAAGGAAGAAGCCCACTACCAACGAGGAGTGGTGGGCTAACTGGCTGGACCCCCACTACCATAACTTCAGCCTGGGCTACAACGACACCAGCGATGAGATAGAGTTCAGCTTCAGCACATTCCAGACACCGGCTGTGCTGCTCTACATCAGCTCTTTTCTCCAGGACTACATGGCTGTCATCCTGAAGAAAGACG GAACATTGGACATGAGGTACAGGCTGGGCTTGATTACCCACAAGTACCAGCTGTCTTTCAGGAACCTGGCAGACGGATTCCCCCACTACGTCAACATCACCAGACACAACCGGACCATCAGGACGCAG GTGGACTACATGGAGCCGATAGTGGAGAAGATCACGCTGGTGGAGGACGGACGGTTTGACTCGCCAAAGAACATCTTCCTGGGGAGAGTTATGG AGGTAGGCGAAATTGACTATGAAATCCAGAGGCACAACAGTCCTGGTTTGGTCGGCTGTATATCTGGGGTACGGTACAACATATACGCCCCCCTTAAGACCCTCTTCCGACCCAACGAGACAGAACCGCCGGTCACCGTGCAGGGCTTTGTCTCTGAGTCTAACTGTGGGGCCTTCCCCCCTGTCCACGGATACGTCCCCTGGGAGGCGGATCCATGGTTCACTACTATAG ATTACAACTATATCCACGATGACCTGGGCCTGTTTTGGTTAACAG TGGTTGTCATCATGGCCGTGATATTGCTGTTCATAGGTCTGTATAGCATCTACATCTATCTGTACCGGTATAAGGGCAGCTACCACACCAACGAGCCCAAAAACCCCCTGGAGTCTCCGGGAGGCAGCAGCTCCAGGCCACTGACAGGAACCCTGGAGAAGAAACGCTTTCCGGAGATGGACGAAGGGTTCCGCAGCGACTGA
- the cntnap1 gene encoding contactin-associated protein 1 isoform X2 — translation MSVGNILDDQHWHYVTIKRHGRQVNLTVDAHTETAVCNGEFTYIDLDTQLYVGGVIEPNLPHLPEIPNFRGCLENVFINGINIIKMTQDQEPEIRIPLQKKMHYACRDILWKPMTFAGPDNYLQVPGFFRKPRMFVKFKFRSWDYTGLLMFTRFADDLGALELGLSEGQVNVTLFQPGKKKLQFAAGYRLNDGFWHTVDVTARDNLLSITIDEEEGSPLKITNPFTVRTGDRYFFGGCPKTNNTIRKCETKLNNFHGCMQQIFIDNEPVDIDIILQRRWGRYTELLLGTCGITDRCTPNPCEHEGRCIQSWDDFICLCENTGYKGEVCHMSVYKESCEAYRLTGKSWSGNYTIDPDLSGPLKPFEVYCKMKSDKAWTVVEHDRMVATKVTGSTVDRPYVGEVHYWNASWDEVTALANTSMYCEQWIDYSCYKSRLLNAPNGRPYSFWIGRNNESHEYWGGAFRESGKCGCAINQTCTDARFHCNCDADYRQWYSDKGYLMWKDHLPVRKVVVGDTNRTGSEAHFSLGPMRCHGDRSIWNTVSFTKPTYIEFPTLRPGGSIDISFQFKTYRPHGVFLENSDDWLRNFIRIELNTTQNLVFIFMVGDGILNVTLRSPVPLNDNEWHFVQAELNVKLARIKVDYQPWAVRRFPGQTFVTMKFTHPLLVGAANRTLWPFLGCLRALRINGVTLDLEGKANEEQGIRRNCTGQCLNATIPCRNAAQCIEGYAAYTCDCGNTAFDGFYCHKDIGAYFEIGSWLRYNIRKKPTTNEEWWANWLDPHYHNFSLGYNDTSDEIEFSFSTFQTPAVLLYISSFLQDYMAVILKKDGTLDMRYRLGLITHKYQLSFRNLADGFPHYVNITRHNRTIRTQVDYMEPIVEKITLVEDGRFDSPKNIFLGRVMEVGEIDYEIQRHNSPGLVGCISGVRYNIYAPLKTLFRPNETEPPVTVQGFVSESNCGAFPPVHGYVPWEADPWFTTIDYNYIHDDLGLFWLTVVVIMAVILLFIGLYSIYIYLYRYKGSYHTNEPKNPLESPGGSSSRPLTGTLEKKRFPEMDEGFRSD, via the exons ATGAGCGTGGGCAACATACTGGATGACCAGCACTGGCATTATGTCACCATCAAGCGTCACGGTAGACAGGTCAATCTCACCGTGGACGCCCACACAGAGACGGCAGTCTGCAATGGAGAATTTACCTACATAGACCTGGACACTCAG CTGTATGTAGGGGGAGTGATCGAGCCCAATTTACCCCACCTCCCAGAGATCCCTAACTTCCGTGGCTGTCTGGAGAACGTCTTCATCAATGGAAtcaacatcatcaaaatgacTCAGGACCAAGAGCCTGAGATACGCATCCCTCTGCAG AAAAAGATGCACTATGCGTGCCGCGACATTCTGTGGAAACCCATGACCTTTGCTGGGCCGGACAACTACCTTCAAGTTCCGGGGTTCTTCAGGAAGCCTCGGATGTTTGTCAAGTTCAAGTTCCGTTCCTGGGACTACACAGGCCTGCTGATGTTCACACGCTTCGCCGACGACCTGGGAGCCCTAGAGCTAGGCCTGAGTGAGGGACAAGTCAATGTCACACTCTTTCAGCCCGGCAAGAAGAAACTGCAGTTTGCAGCAG GATACCGACTGAACGATGGTTTCTGGCACACGGTGGATGTGACCGCCAGGGACAACCTGCTGTCCATCACTATAGACGAGGAGGAGGGCTCTCCGCTGAAGATCACCAACCCCTTCACTGTCCGCACAGGGGACCGCTATTTCTTTGGAG GATGTCCAAAGACCAACAACACGATCAGGAAGTGCGAGACCAAGCTGAACAACTTCCACGGCTGCATGCAACAGATATTCATCGACAACGAGCCGGTGGACATCGACATCATCCTGCAGCGACGTTGGGGGCGCTACACCGAACTGTTGCTGGGTACCTGCGGAATCACAGACAG ATGCACTCCAAACCCCTGTGAACATGAGGGCAGATGTATCCAGTCCTGGGATGACTTCATATGTCTTTGTGAAAATACAGGCTACAAAGGGGAGGTTTGCCATATGT CGGTCTACAAGGAGTCGTGTGAGGCCTACAGACTAACTGGAAAATCCTGGTCAGGCAATTACACCATTGACCCGGACCTTAGTGGACCTTTGAAACCATTTGAGGTGTActgtaaaatgaaat CTGACAAGGCGTGGACGGTGGTGGAGCACGACCGCATGGTCGCCACCAAGGTGACCGGCAGCACGGTGGACCGCCCCTACGTAGGGGAGGTCCACTACTGGAACGCCTCCTGGGACGAGGTCACGGCGCTGGCCAACACCTCCATGTACTGCGAACAGTGGATCGACTACTCCTGCTACAAGTCACGTCTTCTCAACGCACCCA ATGGGAGACCTTACAGTTTCTGGATTGGACGGAATAATGAGAGTCACGAGTACTGGGGCGGGGCTTTCCGTGAGAGCGGGAAGTGTGGCTGTGCTATAAACCAGACCTGCACTGATGCCAGATTTCACTGTAACTGTGACGCTGACTACCGCCAATG GTACTCCGACAAGGGTTACCTGATGTGGAAGGACCACCTCCCGGTGAggaaggtggtggtgggggacACTAACCGCACCGGATCTGAGGCCCACTTCAGCCTTGGGCCCATGCGTTGCCACGGCGACA GAAGCATTTGGAACACTGTATCATTCACCAAGCCCACCTACATAGAGTTCCCCACTCTCAGACCTGGCGGCAGCATTGACATCTCCTTCCAGTTCAAAACCTACCGCCCACATGGAGTGTTCCTGGAGAACTCAGATGACTGGCTGCGTAACTTCATACGCATTGAGCTCAACA CCACCCAGAACCTAGTTTTCATATTCATGGTGGGAGACGGCATCCTCAACGTAACACTGCGCTCGCCGGTGCCTCTGAACGACAACGAGTGGCACTTTGTCCAGGCTGAACTCAACGTCAAGTTGGCCAGAATCAAGGTGGACTACCAGCCGTGGGCTGTGAGACGCTTCCCCGGCCAGACCTTTGTGACCATGAAGTTCACCCACCCTCTTCTCGTGG GAGCAGCCAATCGCACCCTGTGGCCGTTCCTGGGCTGCCTCCGTGCGCTGCGGATCAACGGTGTCACCCTCGACCTGGAAGGCAAGGCCAACGAAGAACAGGGCATCCGGCGGAACTGCACGGGCCAGTGTCTGAACGCCACCATACCGTGTCGGAACGCTGCCCAGTGTATCGAGGGCTACGCTGCCTACACCTGTGACTGTGGCAACACAGCCTTCGACGGATTCTACTGCCACAAAG ATATCGGGGCTTACTTTGAGATTGGCTCATGGTTGCGCTACAACATAAGGAAGAAGCCCACTACCAACGAGGAGTGGTGGGCTAACTGGCTGGACCCCCACTACCATAACTTCAGCCTGGGCTACAACGACACCAGCGATGAGATAGAGTTCAGCTTCAGCACATTCCAGACACCGGCTGTGCTGCTCTACATCAGCTCTTTTCTCCAGGACTACATGGCTGTCATCCTGAAGAAAGACG GAACATTGGACATGAGGTACAGGCTGGGCTTGATTACCCACAAGTACCAGCTGTCTTTCAGGAACCTGGCAGACGGATTCCCCCACTACGTCAACATCACCAGACACAACCGGACCATCAGGACGCAG GTGGACTACATGGAGCCGATAGTGGAGAAGATCACGCTGGTGGAGGACGGACGGTTTGACTCGCCAAAGAACATCTTCCTGGGGAGAGTTATGG AGGTAGGCGAAATTGACTATGAAATCCAGAGGCACAACAGTCCTGGTTTGGTCGGCTGTATATCTGGGGTACGGTACAACATATACGCCCCCCTTAAGACCCTCTTCCGACCCAACGAGACAGAACCGCCGGTCACCGTGCAGGGCTTTGTCTCTGAGTCTAACTGTGGGGCCTTCCCCCCTGTCCACGGATACGTCCCCTGGGAGGCGGATCCATGGTTCACTACTATAG ATTACAACTATATCCACGATGACCTGGGCCTGTTTTGGTTAACAG TGGTTGTCATCATGGCCGTGATATTGCTGTTCATAGGTCTGTATAGCATCTACATCTATCTGTACCGGTATAAGGGCAGCTACCACACCAACGAGCCCAAAAACCCCCTGGAGTCTCCGGGAGGCAGCAGCTCCAGGCCACTGACAGGAACCCTGGAGAAGAAACGCTTTCCGGAGATGGACGAAGGGTTCCGCAGCGACTGA